From Novosphingobium decolorationis, one genomic window encodes:
- the istB gene encoding IS21-like element helper ATPase IstB, whose amino-acid sequence MSDQTPELLLAHNLKALKLPTCLREHHKLARQCAAEGVDHIRFLARLVEMEMIDRERRMVERRIKAARFPAVKSLDSFDFTVIPRLNKMQVLEMARCEWIERRENAIALGPSGTGKTHVALGLGLAACQKGLSVGFTTAAALVSEMMEARDERRLLRFQKQMVGYKLLIIDELGFVPLSKTGAELLFELISQRYERGSTLITSNLPFDEWTETFGSERLTGALLDRLTHHVSILEMNGESYRLAHSRARKAKIRP is encoded by the coding sequence ATGAGCGATCAGACCCCGGAGCTTCTTCTCGCTCACAATCTCAAGGCACTCAAGCTGCCTACGTGCCTGCGAGAGCACCACAAGCTCGCCCGGCAATGTGCCGCTGAAGGCGTCGATCATATCCGCTTCCTCGCCCGCCTTGTCGAGATGGAGATGATCGACAGGGAGCGTCGTATGGTCGAGCGGCGCATCAAGGCCGCGCGCTTCCCCGCCGTCAAAAGCCTCGACAGCTTCGACTTCACCGTCATCCCGAGGCTCAACAAGATGCAGGTGCTCGAGATGGCGCGCTGCGAGTGGATCGAGCGGCGTGAGAACGCCATCGCTCTGGGGCCATCGGGCACCGGAAAGACGCACGTAGCGTTGGGGCTCGGACTGGCAGCATGCCAGAAAGGGCTGTCGGTGGGCTTCACCACTGCGGCGGCGCTGGTCAGCGAAATGATGGAGGCGCGCGACGAGCGGCGTCTCCTGCGCTTCCAGAAGCAGATGGTCGGATACAAACTGCTCATCATCGACGAACTGGGCTTCGTACCGCTCTCCAAGACCGGCGCCGAACTGCTGTTCGAGCTGATCTCCCAGCGTTACGAACGCGGCTCCACCTTGATCACCAGCAACCTGCCCTTCGACGAATGGACCGAAACCTTCGGATCCGAGCGTCTCACAGGCGCGCTCCTCGATCGCCTGACCCATCACGTCAGCATCCTCGAGATGAACGGCGAAAGCTATCGCCTCGCTCACAGCCGGGCCCGCAAGGCCAAAATCAGACCCTGA
- a CDS encoding type II toxin-antitoxin system VapC family toxin has translation MADKILDTSVLAAFVLGEPHDVDENELLAGACMSAVNLAEFRAVLAKNGVAEETIAETVQDFAFKILPFGEAEADIVGRLIGPARKLNIGLGDCACIATGQIAGLTIWTADRDWLKFAVPGAEIKLIRNQP, from the coding sequence GTGGCTGACAAGATCCTCGACACCTCGGTGCTCGCCGCGTTCGTCCTTGGCGAACCGCATGACGTGGACGAGAACGAGCTCCTCGCTGGCGCCTGTATGTCGGCCGTGAACCTCGCCGAGTTTCGCGCGGTCCTGGCAAAGAATGGCGTGGCCGAGGAAACCATCGCCGAAACCGTGCAAGACTTCGCCTTCAAGATCCTGCCGTTCGGTGAAGCCGAAGCGGACATCGTTGGCAGACTGATCGGGCCCGCACGAAAACTGAACATCGGCCTCGGGGACTGCGCCTGCATCGCCACGGGCCAGATAGCGGGACTGACGATCTGGACCGCCGATCGTGATTGGCTGAAGTTCGCGGTGCCCGGCGCCGAGATCAAACTCATCAGGAACCAGCCTTGA
- a CDS encoding TolC family protein has translation MIMMPRRAVRRLLLSIGATLASAWAVPVSAGPLTYEQAVRLAAANAPSLKARAAATAGARSSAVAADRLPDPTLDLGLQNFPVSGPNAGSFTRDDFTMATIGFSQTFPNLAKRHARAARAAADIGIAEAGELVEGRNVRLETALAWVDLYYGERRLRQLDLLDASLDDLQKTVTARLASGSARPSQALEPDQLRAAIADRRAEMAAVVAQARARLARYTGDPDPQATGDPPILDVDPIRLRAGIDALPAVRAQDARIAVAEADVRLARADKRSDWKVGVTYGRRDPMYGDMASVGVSIDLPMFAGKRQNPRIAASESLVQGGRFDREAIRRELVAQLDADLADHAMHLSRLRNARETLVPLARRRAELDRDSYAAGKLDLGTALLSTLALAEAEVETLNREADVARDAVRINITYGEERP, from the coding sequence ATGATCATGATGCCGAGGCGCGCTGTGCGACGCCTGTTGCTCTCTATCGGTGCGACGCTTGCGAGCGCCTGGGCCGTGCCGGTGTCGGCCGGCCCGCTCACCTACGAGCAGGCAGTGAGGCTCGCTGCCGCCAACGCGCCAAGCCTCAAGGCGCGCGCGGCGGCGACAGCCGGCGCCCGCTCTTCGGCGGTCGCGGCCGATCGCCTGCCCGATCCGACGCTCGACCTGGGCCTGCAGAACTTCCCGGTGAGCGGCCCCAATGCCGGCAGCTTCACGCGCGACGATTTCACTATGGCGACGATCGGGTTCAGCCAGACCTTCCCCAATCTCGCCAAGCGCCATGCACGCGCCGCGCGCGCCGCGGCCGATATCGGTATCGCCGAGGCGGGCGAGCTGGTCGAAGGCCGCAACGTGCGGCTCGAGACCGCCCTCGCCTGGGTCGATCTCTATTATGGAGAACGCCGGCTCCGGCAGCTCGACCTGCTCGATGCCAGCCTCGACGACCTGCAGAAGACCGTGACCGCACGCCTGGCGTCGGGCAGCGCGCGCCCGAGCCAGGCGCTCGAGCCCGACCAGCTCCGCGCCGCCATCGCCGATCGCCGCGCCGAGATGGCTGCGGTGGTGGCGCAGGCGCGGGCCCGGCTCGCGCGCTATACCGGCGACCCCGACCCGCAGGCGACGGGCGACCCGCCGATACTCGATGTCGATCCGATCCGGCTGCGGGCCGGGATCGATGCGCTTCCCGCCGTGCGCGCGCAGGACGCGCGGATCGCAGTCGCCGAAGCGGACGTGCGCCTCGCGCGCGCCGACAAGCGCTCCGACTGGAAGGTCGGCGTCACCTATGGCCGGCGCGATCCCATGTACGGCGACATGGCCTCGGTCGGCGTGTCGATCGACCTGCCAATGTTCGCCGGCAAGCGCCAGAATCCCAGGATCGCTGCCAGCGAGAGCCTTGTGCAAGGGGGTCGGTTCGACCGCGAGGCGATCCGCCGCGAGCTGGTGGCGCAACTCGACGCCGATCTCGCAGACCATGCCATGCATCTCTCCCGGTTGCGCAATGCCCGCGAGACGCTGGTGCCCCTCGCCAGGCGCCGCGCCGAACTCGACCGCGACAGCTATGCCGCGGGCAAGCTCGACCTGGGAACCGCGCTGCTCTCGACCCTGGCGCTCGCCGAGGCCGAGGTCGAAACGCTCAACCGCGAGGCCGATGTCGCGCGCGACGCGGTCCGTATCAACATCACTTATGGGGAGGAGCGGCCATGA
- a CDS encoding efflux RND transporter periplasmic adaptor subunit has protein sequence MTLKSDTVRWGASILVVALAAGGAGYWAGHRSPQPQAAASGEAGTGSGKVLYWYDPMFPNQKFDKPGKSPFMDMQLVPRYADGESAGAAPGVTVDPSARQSLGLRVAEARMGSLASTLEVTGTVDFNQRDIAIIQARSGGFVSRVYARAPGDVVRAGAPIVDLLLPEWGGAQTEFLSVKRLGKPDLTAAARQRLRLMGMSDGLIASVERSGRPGGTVTITTPISGVIQTLDARAGVTLGMGRTLAQVNGLGTVWLNAAVPEARAGEVRIGQSASATLTGFPGESFAGRVIAILPTTQADSRTLTVRIELPNRGGRLRPGMFASVALGGNARSALLVPSEAVIRTGKRTLVMLAAGDGRYHPAEVRIGRDAGGQTEVLAGLAPGQKVVASGQFLIDSEASLSGIEARPIGGGAPANATKPASRPALYETVGRIERIAPGSVTLSHEPVPALGWPAMTMTFALPDPGIVRGFKTGDHVRFGFDQPPAGPTVRRMTKVAGQ, from the coding sequence ATGACGCTCAAGTCGGACACAGTGCGCTGGGGCGCATCGATCCTTGTCGTCGCGCTGGCCGCCGGTGGCGCGGGCTATTGGGCGGGCCACAGGTCGCCGCAACCGCAGGCCGCCGCGTCCGGCGAGGCGGGCACAGGCTCGGGCAAGGTGCTCTACTGGTACGACCCGATGTTTCCCAACCAGAAGTTCGACAAGCCCGGCAAGTCGCCGTTCATGGATATGCAGCTTGTGCCCAGATATGCCGACGGCGAAAGTGCCGGCGCGGCGCCCGGGGTGACGGTCGATCCCTCCGCGCGCCAGAGCCTCGGCCTGCGCGTGGCCGAGGCCCGCATGGGCAGCCTTGCGAGCACGCTGGAAGTCACCGGCACGGTCGATTTCAACCAGCGCGACATCGCGATCATCCAGGCGCGCTCGGGCGGGTTCGTAAGCCGTGTCTATGCCCGCGCGCCGGGTGACGTGGTCCGCGCCGGCGCCCCGATCGTCGACCTGCTGCTGCCCGAGTGGGGCGGCGCGCAGACCGAGTTCCTGAGCGTCAAGCGGCTCGGCAAGCCCGATCTCACCGCCGCCGCGCGCCAGCGCCTGCGCTTGATGGGCATGTCCGACGGCCTCATCGCCAGCGTCGAGCGGAGCGGCCGGCCGGGCGGCACGGTGACGATCACGACGCCGATCTCCGGGGTGATCCAGACGCTCGACGCCCGGGCCGGCGTGACGCTCGGCATGGGCCGGACGCTCGCCCAGGTGAACGGCCTCGGCACCGTCTGGCTCAACGCCGCGGTGCCCGAGGCGCGGGCGGGCGAAGTCCGCATCGGCCAGAGCGCCAGCGCAACCCTGACCGGCTTTCCGGGCGAGAGCTTCGCCGGCCGGGTGATCGCGATCCTGCCGACGACGCAGGCCGACAGCCGGACGCTCACCGTCCGGATCGAGCTGCCCAACCGTGGCGGCCGGTTGCGGCCCGGCATGTTCGCGAGCGTGGCGCTCGGGGGCAATGCCCGATCCGCCCTGCTGGTGCCGAGCGAAGCGGTGATCCGCACCGGCAAGCGAACGCTCGTCATGCTCGCGGCTGGCGACGGGCGCTACCATCCCGCCGAGGTCCGGATCGGCCGCGATGCGGGCGGCCAGACCGAAGTGCTCGCGGGCCTCGCCCCCGGCCAGAAGGTCGTTGCCTCCGGCCAGTTCCTGATCGATTCGGAAGCGAGCCTTTCGGGAATCGAGGCGCGGCCCATCGGCGGCGGTGCGCCGGCGAATGCCACCAAGCCCGCATCCAGGCCCGCGCTCTACGAAACCGTCGGAAGGATCGAGCGGATTGCTCCCGGTTCGGTGACGCTCAGCCACGAGCCGGTCCCCGCGCTCGGCTGGCCGGCGATGACGATGACCTTCGCGCTGCCCGATCCCGGCATCGTACGCGGCTTCAAGACGGGGGACCACGTGCGCTTCGGCTTCGACCAGCCACCGGCGGGGCCGACCGTGCGGCGCATGACCAAGGTGGCGGGCCAGTGA
- a CDS encoding efflux RND transporter permease subunit codes for MIAHLIRWSVRNRFFVVLGMLALVGAGLWAVRSTPIDALPDLSDVQVVIRTSYPGQAPQIVENQITYPLTTTMLSVPGAKTVRGYSFFGDSFVYVIFEDGTDLYWARSRVLEYLNQVQGRLPASARSALGPDATGVGWVYEYALVDRTGRHDLSQLRGLQDWFLRYELKTVTGVAEVASIGGMVKQYQVLLDPVKLAAYGVTHAQAVQAISQANQEAGGSVLEMAEAEYMVRASGYLKTLDDFRAIPLKTAAGGVPVRLGDVATIQVGPEMRRGIAELNGEGEVAGGVVILRSGKNARETIAAVKDKLADLRKSLPPGVEVVTVYDRSQLIDRAVENLTRKLVEEFIVVALVCALFLWHVRSALVAILTLPLGVLAAFVVMRFQGVNANIMSLGGIAIAIGAMVDAAVVMIENAHKRIERWEQDHPDRHLDGEMRWIVVTEAAAEVGPALFFSLLIITLSFIPVFTLEAQEGRLFAPLAFTKTYAMGAAAILSVTLVPILMGWLIRGRIPAEQANPVNRWLTNIYRPAIDWTMKRPKAVLLIAALVFATTAWPLSRLGGEFMPNLDEGDLLYMPSALPGLSAAKASELLQQTDRLIKTVPEVESVFGKAGRAETATDPAPLEMFETTIQFKPRDQWRSGMTPERLVDELDRRVKLPGLANIWVPPIRNRIDMLATGIKSPIGVKVSGSDLAELDRIAHDVETVARSVPGVSSALAERLTGGRYVDVDIDRAAAARFGLNIADVQAIVSGAIGGETIGETVEGLARYPISVRYPRELRDSLERLRALPILTPAGQQITLGTVANVSIAEGPPMLKTENARPSTWVYVDVRGRDLASVVGDLQRAVAKQVRLSPGVSIAYSGQFEYLERAVDRLKLVVPATLLIIFVLLYLIFGRFDEAALIMGTLPFALTGGIWTLYLLGFNQSIATGVGFIALAGVSAEFGVVMLIYLKNALAERGAHPDAAEVEAAVREGALLRVRPKAMTVAVILAGLLPILLGSGAGSEVMSRIAAPMIGGMLTAPLLSMFVLPAAYLLLRRPKTDPIPQPVSS; via the coding sequence GTGATCGCCCATCTCATCCGCTGGTCGGTGAGGAACCGCTTCTTCGTCGTGCTCGGCATGCTCGCGCTGGTCGGCGCGGGCCTGTGGGCGGTGCGCTCGACCCCGATCGACGCGCTGCCCGATCTTTCCGACGTGCAGGTCGTGATCCGCACTTCCTATCCGGGTCAGGCGCCGCAGATCGTCGAGAACCAGATCACCTATCCGCTCACCACCACCATGCTGTCGGTGCCCGGCGCCAAGACGGTGCGCGGCTATTCCTTCTTCGGCGACAGCTTCGTCTATGTGATCTTCGAGGACGGCACCGATCTCTACTGGGCGCGCAGCCGCGTGCTCGAATATCTCAACCAGGTCCAGGGTCGGTTGCCGGCCAGCGCCCGCAGCGCGCTCGGGCCGGACGCGACCGGGGTCGGCTGGGTCTATGAATATGCGCTGGTCGACCGCACCGGCCGGCACGATCTCTCGCAGCTTCGCGGGTTGCAGGACTGGTTCCTGCGCTACGAGCTGAAGACCGTGACCGGCGTGGCCGAAGTCGCCAGCATCGGCGGCATGGTCAAGCAGTACCAGGTGCTGCTCGATCCGGTGAAGCTCGCGGCCTACGGCGTAACCCACGCCCAGGCAGTGCAGGCGATCAGCCAAGCCAATCAGGAAGCCGGCGGCTCGGTGCTGGAAATGGCCGAGGCCGAATATATGGTCCGCGCCTCGGGCTATCTGAAAACGCTCGACGATTTCCGGGCAATCCCGCTCAAGACTGCGGCGGGCGGCGTGCCCGTCCGGCTCGGCGATGTCGCCACGATCCAGGTCGGCCCCGAGATGCGGCGCGGCATCGCCGAACTGAACGGCGAAGGCGAGGTCGCCGGCGGCGTCGTTATTCTTCGGTCAGGCAAGAACGCCCGTGAGACCATCGCGGCGGTCAAGGACAAGCTCGCCGATCTCAGGAAAAGCCTGCCGCCGGGCGTCGAGGTGGTCACGGTCTATGACCGCTCGCAGCTGATCGATCGCGCGGTCGAGAACCTCACCCGCAAGCTGGTCGAGGAGTTCATCGTCGTCGCATTGGTCTGCGCCCTGTTCCTCTGGCACGTCCGCTCGGCGCTGGTCGCGATCCTGACCTTGCCGCTCGGTGTGCTGGCCGCGTTCGTCGTAATGCGGTTCCAGGGGGTGAACGCCAACATCATGTCGCTGGGCGGCATCGCCATCGCCATCGGCGCGATGGTGGATGCGGCGGTCGTCATGATCGAGAACGCCCACAAGAGGATCGAACGCTGGGAGCAGGATCACCCGGACAGACATCTCGATGGCGAGATGCGCTGGATCGTCGTCACCGAGGCGGCGGCCGAGGTCGGGCCGGCGCTGTTCTTCAGCCTGCTGATCATCACGCTGTCGTTCATTCCGGTCTTCACCCTGGAGGCGCAGGAAGGCCGGCTGTTCGCGCCGCTCGCCTTCACCAAGACCTATGCGATGGGCGCGGCCGCGATCCTGTCGGTGACCCTGGTGCCGATCCTGATGGGCTGGCTGATCCGGGGCCGCATTCCGGCCGAGCAGGCCAATCCGGTCAATCGCTGGCTCACCAATATCTACCGGCCCGCGATCGACTGGACGATGAAGCGGCCCAAGGCAGTGCTGCTGATCGCGGCTCTGGTGTTCGCCACCACGGCCTGGCCGCTCAGCCGGCTCGGCGGCGAGTTCATGCCCAATCTCGACGAGGGCGACCTGCTCTACATGCCCTCGGCGCTGCCGGGCCTCTCGGCCGCCAAGGCGAGTGAGCTGCTCCAGCAGACCGACCGCCTGATCAAGACCGTGCCCGAAGTCGAAAGCGTGTTCGGCAAGGCCGGCCGCGCCGAGACCGCGACCGATCCCGCGCCGCTCGAAATGTTCGAGACGACGATCCAATTCAAGCCCCGCGACCAGTGGCGGTCGGGCATGACGCCCGAACGCCTTGTCGACGAGCTCGATCGCCGGGTGAAGCTTCCGGGTCTCGCCAATATCTGGGTGCCGCCGATCCGCAACCGCATCGACATGCTCGCGACGGGCATCAAGAGCCCGATCGGGGTCAAGGTGTCGGGCAGTGACCTCGCCGAGCTCGACCGCATCGCGCATGATGTCGAGACCGTGGCCAGGAGCGTGCCCGGCGTCAGCTCGGCGCTCGCCGAGCGGCTGACCGGCGGACGCTATGTCGATGTCGACATAGACCGCGCCGCCGCCGCGCGGTTCGGGCTCAACATCGCCGACGTCCAGGCCATCGTCTCCGGCGCGATCGGCGGCGAGACGATCGGCGAGACGGTCGAGGGCCTCGCCCGCTATCCGATCAGCGTGCGCTATCCGCGCGAATTGCGCGACAGCCTCGAAAGGCTGCGGGCGCTACCGATCCTGACGCCCGCGGGCCAGCAGATCACCTTGGGCACCGTGGCAAACGTCTCGATCGCCGAGGGACCGCCGATGCTCAAGACCGAGAATGCCCGGCCTTCGACCTGGGTCTACGTCGATGTGCGCGGGCGCGATCTTGCCTCGGTGGTCGGCGATCTGCAGCGTGCGGTGGCGAAACAGGTCAGGCTCTCGCCTGGGGTCAGCATCGCTTACTCTGGCCAGTTCGAATATCTCGAGCGCGCGGTCGACCGCTTGAAGCTGGTCGTGCCCGCGACGCTGCTGATCATCTTCGTGCTGCTCTACCTCATCTTCGGCCGCTTCGACGAGGCGGCGCTGATCATGGGGACGCTGCCGTTTGCGCTGACCGGCGGCATCTGGACGCTTTATCTGCTGGGGTTCAACCAGTCGATCGCCACCGGGGTCGGGTTCATCGCGCTCGCCGGCGTCTCCGCCGAGTTCGGGGTGGTGATGCTGATCTATCTCAAGAACGCGCTGGCCGAGCGCGGCGCACATCCGGACGCTGCCGAGGTCGAGGCCGCCGTGCGCGAAGGCGCGCTGCTGCGCGTCCGTCCCAAGGCGATGACGGTGGCGGTGATCCTGGCCGGCCTGCTGCCGATCCTGCTGGGATCAGGCGCGGGTTCGGAGGTCATGAGCCGGATTGCCGCGCCGATGATCGGCGGCATGCTGACCGCGCCCTTGCTCTCAATGTTCGTCCTGCCCGCCGCCTACCTGCTGTTGCGCCGGCCCAAGACCGATCCCATCCCTCAACCCGTTTCATCATGA
- a CDS encoding recombinase family protein: MRQSLQQSRRDDRPGLAACLKSLRDGDVLIVWKLDRLGRTLTHLVSTVQNLSDRGIGLRVLTGKGAQIDTTTPSGRMVFGIFATLAEFERDMIRERTMAGLAAARARGRKGGRKFALSKAQVRLAQAAMAQRDTSVSDLCKELGIERVTLYRYVGPNGELRDYGQRVLAAKTR, encoded by the coding sequence CTGCGCCAGAGTTTGCAACAGAGCCGCCGTGATGATCGCCCCGGTCTTGCCGCCTGCCTGAAATCGTTGCGCGACGGCGATGTCCTCATCGTTTGGAAGCTCGACCGGCTCGGCCGAACGCTCACCCACCTGGTCAGCACGGTGCAGAATCTGTCGGATCGCGGTATCGGTCTGCGGGTGCTCACCGGCAAGGGCGCGCAGATCGACACCACGACGCCATCGGGCCGGATGGTGTTCGGCATTTTTGCCACACTGGCGGAGTTTGAGCGGGATATGATCCGCGAGCGCACCATGGCTGGCCTGGCCGCTGCCCGCGCGCGGGGACGCAAGGGTGGCCGCAAGTTCGCCCTCTCCAAGGCCCAGGTGCGGCTCGCTCAGGCTGCTATGGCCCAACGCGACACGTCCGTTTCCGACCTCTGCAAGGAACTCGGGATCGAGCGCGTCACTCTCTACCGCTATGTCGGTCCCAACGGGGAACTCCGGGATTACGGTCAGCGCGTGCTTGCTGCCAAAACGCGATGA
- a CDS encoding DUF411 domain-containing protein, whose translation MKKQAIAALAAIFMATAASSATPILVHRDPGCGCCEKWAAQIRAQFKRSVTIVDDRSRSSFQRSHGVPLRLASCHTAVIDGMVFEGHVPINDIKRVLAVRPRGVAGLAVAGMPLGSPGMEIPSQPAQSYQVVAFGPSGQRVFARH comes from the coding sequence ATGAAGAAGCAGGCGATCGCGGCGCTGGCCGCCATCTTCATGGCGACAGCGGCCAGCTCTGCGACGCCGATCCTCGTGCATCGCGATCCCGGCTGTGGCTGCTGCGAAAAGTGGGCCGCGCAGATCCGCGCACAGTTCAAGCGTTCCGTCACGATCGTCGACGACCGCTCGCGATCTTCCTTCCAGCGCTCGCATGGTGTGCCGCTGCGTCTCGCCTCCTGCCACACCGCCGTGATCGACGGCATGGTGTTCGAGGGGCATGTGCCCATCAATGACATCAAGCGGGTTCTGGCAGTGCGCCCGCGCGGGGTGGCTGGCCTTGCCGTTGCGGGAATGCCTTTGGGATCACCGGGCATGGAGATCCCCAGTCAGCCGGCACAGTCCTATCAGGTGGTAGCATTCGGCCCGTCTGGCCAGCGCGTGTTCGCAAGGCACTAA
- a CDS encoding IS6 family transposase — protein MNDFKGRHFTGEVILWAVRWYCRYGISYRDLAEMLAERGIDVDHTTIYRWVQRYAPEMEKRLRWFWRRGFDLSWRLDETYVKVRGKWTYLYRAVDKRGDTIDFYLSPTRSAKSAKRFLAKALRGLKDWEKPTKLNTDKAPSYGAAIAELKREGKLAAATEHRQVKYLNNVIEADHGKLKILIKPVRGFKSMPTAYATIKGFEVMRALRKGQARPWCLQPGIMGEVRLVERAFGIGPSALTEAMELLNQHLATAA, from the coding sequence ATGAACGATTTCAAGGGGCGGCACTTCACCGGAGAGGTCATCCTATGGGCGGTGCGCTGGTATTGTCGATACGGCATCAGCTATCGTGATCTCGCGGAAATGCTGGCTGAGCGTGGGATCGATGTCGATCATACGACTATCTATCGTTGGGTGCAGCGCTACGCGCCGGAGATGGAGAAACGACTCCGCTGGTTCTGGCGGCGTGGTTTTGATCTGAGCTGGCGCCTCGATGAGACTTACGTCAAGGTGCGGGGCAAATGGACCTACCTGTATCGGGCGGTCGACAAGCGGGGCGACACGATTGATTTCTACCTGTCACCGACTCGCAGCGCCAAGTCTGCGAAGCGCTTTCTGGCAAAAGCCCTTCGCGGTCTAAAGGACTGGGAAAAGCCGACGAAACTCAACACCGACAAGGCACCAAGCTACGGCGCCGCAATCGCTGAGTTGAAACGAGAAGGAAAGCTCGCGGCGGCGACTGAACACCGGCAGGTGAAATACCTGAACAATGTGATCGAGGCTGATCATGGCAAGCTCAAGATATTGATCAAGCCCGTCCGTGGTTTCAAATCGATGCCCACAGCCTACGCCACGATCAAAGGCTTCGAGGTCATGCGCGCCCTACGCAAAGGACAGGCCCGACCATGGTGCCTGCAACCAGGGATCATGGGCGAGGTGCGTCTTGTCGAGCGAGCTTTCGGCATTGGACCATCAGCCCTGACCGAGGCCATGGAATTACTAAACCAACACCTGGCCACGGCCGCTTGA
- a CDS encoding AbrB/MazE/SpoVT family DNA-binding domain-containing protein, whose protein sequence is MTMHSVKITSDGRIQIPAQLRREMNLRAGETLNLELHDGTLSVRRPSKTLERIRARLAPYLAPDADLQGDLKAMRIEDAQRDAGRG, encoded by the coding sequence ATGACCATGCACAGCGTCAAGATCACCAGCGACGGGCGCATCCAGATACCGGCCCAACTTCGCCGCGAAATGAACCTTCGTGCCGGAGAGACACTTAATCTCGAACTGCATGACGGCACGCTTTCGGTGCGGCGCCCATCCAAGACGCTGGAACGAATCCGCGCCAGGCTGGCGCCTTACCTGGCTCCGGACGCGGATCTGCAAGGGGACCTCAAAGCCATGCGGATCGAAGATGCGCAAAGGGACGCCGGGCGTGGCTGA
- a CDS encoding DUF305 domain-containing protein, translating into MAFAPLLLLAAGPVLAQEAMHGMDHGKMGHSDTGMMKPTPANPYPRAEMEMHRKMMSAVGTDATETWARKMIEHHRGAIAMSQIVLRETRDAKVRDMATKSSAEQRREIDELQAWLREHGKRTQ; encoded by the coding sequence ATGGCGTTCGCTCCCCTCTTACTGCTGGCCGCCGGCCCGGTCCTCGCCCAGGAGGCCATGCACGGCATGGATCATGGCAAGATGGGCCACTCCGACACGGGCATGATGAAACCGACACCCGCCAATCCATACCCGCGTGCCGAAATGGAGATGCATCGTAAGATGATGTCGGCCGTTGGCACCGATGCGACCGAGACCTGGGCCCGCAAGATGATCGAGCATCACCGCGGCGCGATCGCCATGTCACAGATCGTGCTCCGCGAAACGCGCGACGCCAAGGTTCGCGACATGGCCACCAAGAGCTCTGCCGAACAGCGACGCGAAATCGACGAACTGCAAGCCTGGCTGCGTGAGCATGGCAAGCGGACACAGTGA
- a CDS encoding GNAT family N-acetyltransferase — protein MMMTGAPIKLTQADAADVADLYNRCSDYFLLQDGAAPTLDDARELFSDVPPEKSAHNQAVLGWKGPGGLYAIAAILRDYPRDGTWYLGFMIVDAAQRGRGVGRSIYSTVESWAAARGATEIRLAVLEANEAAERFWRSLGFIEYRRVGPDTFKMRSHRRIELSRRLSGATVEGSNK, from the coding sequence ATGATGATGACGGGAGCCCCGATCAAACTTACCCAAGCGGACGCCGCAGACGTTGCAGACCTGTACAACCGTTGCAGCGACTATTTCCTGTTGCAGGACGGGGCCGCGCCCACGCTGGACGATGCTCGCGAGCTTTTCTCCGATGTGCCGCCCGAAAAGAGCGCCCACAATCAAGCTGTCCTGGGATGGAAGGGGCCTGGCGGCCTATATGCAATCGCGGCCATCCTCCGCGATTATCCGCGTGATGGCACATGGTATCTCGGCTTCATGATCGTAGATGCCGCACAGCGTGGTCGTGGCGTCGGACGCTCAATTTACTCGACGGTCGAAAGCTGGGCCGCTGCGAGAGGTGCCACAGAGATTCGGTTGGCCGTGCTGGAAGCGAATGAAGCGGCAGAGCGATTTTGGCGTTCTCTCGGCTTCATTGAGTATCGGCGCGTTGGGCCAGACACCTTCAAAATGCGTAGCCATCGCCGGATAGAACTGAGCCGTCGCCTTTCTGGCGCGACCGTAGAAGGCAGCAACAAGTAA
- a CDS encoding copper-binding protein, translating to MNHARLTIALGLAALTAACGKKAEAPVATETNEAAPAATMSGDMGNMSMAPDANAAIKAKGHGTVTAIDKAAGTITLDHGPIPEAKWPAMTMAFKAAPSITDAVKVGDKVDFDLSLKGSDGEVTAIAKQ from the coding sequence ATGAACCATGCACGACTGACCATTGCCCTCGGCCTCGCCGCCCTGACTGCCGCGTGCGGCAAGAAGGCGGAGGCCCCCGTTGCGACTGAGACCAACGAGGCGGCGCCCGCCGCGACCATGAGCGGCGACATGGGCAACATGTCGATGGCGCCTGACGCGAACGCCGCGATCAAGGCCAAGGGCCATGGCACCGTCACCGCGATCGACAAGGCGGCAGGCACGATCACGCTCGATCATGGTCCGATCCCGGAGGCCAAGTGGCCCGCGATGACGATGGCGTTCAAGGCCGCGCCGTCGATCACCGATGCGGTCAAGGTCGGCGACAAGGTCGATTTCGACCTCTCGCTCAAGGGCAGCGATGGCGAGGTCACCGCGATCGCAAAGCAGTGA